The following coding sequences lie in one Cinclus cinclus chromosome 15, bCinCin1.1, whole genome shotgun sequence genomic window:
- the VAMP7 gene encoding vesicle-associated membrane protein 7 isoform X1 has translation MAILFAVVARGTTILAKHAWCGGNFLEVTEQILAKIPSENNKLTYSHGSYLFHYICQDRIIYLCITDDDFERSRAFTFLNEIKKRFQTTYGSRAQTALPYAMNSEFSSVLAAQLKYHSESKGPDQVAETQAQIDELKGIMVRNIDLVAQRGEKLELLIDKTENLVDSSVTFKTTSRNLARAMCMKNLKLTIVIIIVSIVILYIILSAVCGGLAWPSCVQK, from the exons atGGCCATCCTGTTTGCTGTGGTGGCAAGGGGCACCACCATCCTGGCCAAGCATGCCTGGTGTGGAGGGAACTTCCTGGAGGTGACCGAGCAGATCCTGGCCAAAATCCCATCTGAGAACAACAAACTGACCTATTCCCATGGCAG TTACCTGTTCCATTACATCTGCCAGGACAGGATCATCTACCTGTGCATCACAGATGAT GACTTTGAGCGCTCCAGAGCCTTCACGTTCCTGAACGAGATCAAGAAGCGTTTCCAGACCACGTACGGCTCCCGAGCCCAGACTGCCCTGCCCTATGCCATGAACAGCGAGttctcctctgtgctggctgctcagcTG AAATACCACTCGGAGAGCAAGGGCCCAGACCAGGTGGCAGAGACACAAGCCCAGATTGATGAACTCAAAGGGATCATGGTCCGGAACATAG aCCTTGTGgcacagagaggagagaagctggagctgctgatTGATAAAACAGAGAATCTCGTGGATTCG TCAGTCACTTTCAAAACCACCAGCAGGAACCTTGCCCGAGCCATGTGTATGAAGAACCTCAAGCTCACCATCGTCATCATCATCGTGTCCATT GTGATCCTGTACATCATCCTGTCGGCCGTGTGTGGTGGGCTGGCCTGGCCCAGCTGTGTGCAGAAgtag
- the LOC134050025 gene encoding endothelin receptor type B-like, translating into MRTPAPSSSAGPAPALAILLSCLFSGTRSQTPGSFQDSTVPLEVLGQEHPSSLLQPGFLQGVPVSNLSEIPSSEPPLLPVCARPADIRHVFKYINTIVSCSIFIVGIIGNSTLLRIIYKNKCMRNGPNVLIASLALGDLLYILIALPINVYKLLAKDWPFGVQVCKLVPFIQKASVGITVLSLCALSIDRYRAVASWSRIQGIGIPMWKAVEVLLIWAVAIVLAVPEAIAFDMVELSYWEQHLWVCMLASEQKSRFMRFYRDVKDWWLFGFYFCLPLVCTGIFYTLMSCEMLSKRNGMRIALNDHMKRRREVAKTVFCLVVIFALCWLPLHLSRILKKTIYDQTDPNRCELLSFLLVMDYFGINMASLNSCINPVALYFVSRKFKNCFQSCLCCWCQRPALSITPTDEKGSVGKWKATGQELGLDRSSSRLSNKYSSS; encoded by the exons ATGAGGActcctgcccccagctcctcagCGGgaccagccccagccctggccattCTCCTGAGCTGCCTCTTCTCAGGGACACGCAGCCAGACCCCAGGATCCTTCCAGGACAGCACCGTGCCCTTGGAGGTGCTCGGCCAGGAGCATCCCTCcagcctgctgcagcctggcttcCTCCAGGGCGTGCCAGTGTCCAACCTGTCAGAGATCCCCTCCTCGGAGCCACCCCTGCTGCCCGTGTGCGCCCGGCCCGCCGACATCCGCCACGTCTTCAAGTACATCAACACCATCGTGTCCTGCAGCATCTTCATCGTGGGCATCATCGGCAACTCCACGCTGCTGCGCATCATCTACAAGAACAAGTGCATGAGGAACGGGCCCAACGTCCTCATCgccagcctggccctgggggACCTGCTCTACATCCTCATCGCCCTGCCCATCAACGTCTACAAG ctcctggccaaGGACTGGCCCTTCGGAGTGCAGGTCTGCAAGCTGGTGCCCTTCATCCAGAAAGCCTCTGTGGGCATCACGGTGCTCAGCCTCTGTGCCCTCAGCATCGACAG GTACCGAGCCGTGGCGTCCTGGAGCCGGATCCAGGGCATTGGGATCCCCATGTGGAAGGCCGTGGAGGTGCTGCTGATCTGGGCAGTGGCCATCGTGCTGGCAGTGCCCGAGGCCATCGCCTTCGACATGGTGGAGTTGAGCTACTGGGAGCAGCACCTGTGGGTGTGCATGCTGGCCTCGGAGCAGAAATCCCGCTTCATGAGG TTTTACCGGGATGTGAAGGACTGGTGGCTTTTTGGCTTCTATTTCTGCCTGCCCTTGGTGTGCACGGGCATCTTCTACACCCTCATGTCCTGTGAGATGCTGAGCAAGAGGAATGGGATGAGGATTGCCCTGAATGACCACATGAAACGG CGCAGGGAGGTGGCCAAGACCGTGTTCTGCCTGGTGGTGATCTTCGCGCTCTGCTGGCTGCCCCTGCACCTCAGCCGCATCCTCAAGAAGACAATCTACGACCAGACAGACCCCAACCGCTGTGAGCTGCTCAG TTTCCTCCTGGTGATGGATTATTTTGGGATCAACATGGCCTCCCTCAACTCCTGCATCAACCCCGTGGCTCTGTACTTCGTCAGCCGGAAATTCAAGAACTGCTTCCAG tcctgcctgtgctgctggtgccagAGGCCAGCCCTGAGCATCACCCCCACGGATGAGAAGGGATCTGTTGGGAAGTGGAAAGCCacggggcaggagctggggctggaccGGAGCAGCTCCCGCCTGAGCAACAAGTACAGCTCTTCCTAA
- the LOC134050031 gene encoding DNA-directed RNA polymerases I and III subunit RPAC2-like yields the protein MAGTGTGTGPALETIQADGTDGDCVTFVLHDEDHTLGNSLRYMVMKNPDVEFCGYCITHPSESKINFRIQTRGALPAVEPFRKGLNDLMGVCQHVLNTFERSMKEFRAQKEEEMQ from the exons ATggccggcaccggcaccggcaccgggccCGCGCTGGAAACC ATCCAGGCGGATGGGACAGACGGGGACTGCGTCACGTTCGTGCTGCACGACGAGGATCACACCCTGGGCAACTCCCTGCGCTACATGGTCATGAAGAA ccctgacGTGGAGTTCTGTGGTTACTGTATCACACACCCCTCAGAAAGCAAGATCAACTTCAGGATCCAGACCAGAG GAGCCCTTCCTGCTGTGGAGCCATTCCGGAAAGGGCTGAATGACTTGATGGGTGTTTGCCAACACGTGCTCAACACCTTTGAG AGGAGCATGAAGGAGTTCAGGGcacagaaggaggaggagatgcAGTAG
- the VAMP7 gene encoding vesicle-associated membrane protein 7 isoform X2 encodes MAILFAVVARGTTILAKHAWCGGNFLEDFERSRAFTFLNEIKKRFQTTYGSRAQTALPYAMNSEFSSVLAAQLKYHSESKGPDQVAETQAQIDELKGIMVRNIDLVAQRGEKLELLIDKTENLVDSSVTFKTTSRNLARAMCMKNLKLTIVIIIVSIVILYIILSAVCGGLAWPSCVQK; translated from the exons atGGCCATCCTGTTTGCTGTGGTGGCAAGGGGCACCACCATCCTGGCCAAGCATGCCTGGTGTGGAGGGAACTTCCTGGAG GACTTTGAGCGCTCCAGAGCCTTCACGTTCCTGAACGAGATCAAGAAGCGTTTCCAGACCACGTACGGCTCCCGAGCCCAGACTGCCCTGCCCTATGCCATGAACAGCGAGttctcctctgtgctggctgctcagcTG AAATACCACTCGGAGAGCAAGGGCCCAGACCAGGTGGCAGAGACACAAGCCCAGATTGATGAACTCAAAGGGATCATGGTCCGGAACATAG aCCTTGTGgcacagagaggagagaagctggagctgctgatTGATAAAACAGAGAATCTCGTGGATTCG TCAGTCACTTTCAAAACCACCAGCAGGAACCTTGCCCGAGCCATGTGTATGAAGAACCTCAAGCTCACCATCGTCATCATCATCGTGTCCATT GTGATCCTGTACATCATCCTGTCGGCCGTGTGTGGTGGGCTGGCCTGGCCCAGCTGTGTGCAGAAgtag